A single bacterium DNA region contains:
- a CDS encoding DUF4091 domain-containing protein — MRQLLLVAAVLSCLGAADAQNALPNPSFEEGADQPTGWTLSAGAGKWDGPGHTGKHCLTITGDGKNANFWSTPMPDLPAMGIYRMSFWARALPGTSGGCFVSGPSFCNRDYGLSDTWRRYSSVLCIPGKTAGGVCRLGQWTVNGSGQFDDVELRPVLPVHAATADGLTLGDGEEIAGTAYSFRTNLGGPGSNYSRCLQSATAGFNSSRWCFGPGNEVVYRLQPGALAQAAASVTVNVGYYSAGTCVIEAAREPGQWQPVGQLNGLGSKTFPLPGALFPTPAVYLRLRSPGAAEKSADFAPGSFQVHGLEYKATLAQDAGRCSGATSFLDVTKSDPRVAVAVQSLGSLLPGDEQAVLAVTSQAGGQLEASLTLRPGQTTRRLAQATAGQEARLTIPYGVAGAGDYQMALRVTLDGVPLWEAGTDFHVPTLYAADYGYAIAARPNMDLWWCESTYKIGLTRTAPTTPAPVRMAAARNEYEPVQVVLRPKTALTGLAATLSDFTGPGGASIPASAFTIRKAEYLKVTIPTDGSSCVGWWPDPLPALRVGADVPDAPLPAGQNVPLWVTVKVPQNARAGLYKGSLTLKAGADTVPVPIQLQVYDFTMPSKSHLTTCWGWSMGNVQRYHNLTNAEDVAKVRDLYLQDFREHRIAPYSFGGNIKVEVQGANWSGGTVVADQAAEGSHSLVVVDDSPKANVAAAPTKMLPVEKGAAYRFSWAVKTDKPGQNYHLTLGCHNASGTWFSGRNIDLIFPGTGEWQRKEITLPADRFPDGCTQLDLSLRGAQWSDKGERTGTTWWDDLYLGKADGGPNLIADPSFEIGSSNVKVVVDWSAFDAEAHKYLDEYGFTGFRLPLQFLGGGRDPSFVKGRIGPFEEGTPEYERLFASYARELQDHLEQKGWLDKAYLYWFDEPEPGDYDFVRRTNERIHRAAPKLNRMLTEQPEPALFGAVDTWCPVTFNYDRTSCQARQKAGEKIWWYVCCGPRAPWPGLFIDHGATELRVWMWQTWQNKVQGCLVWESTWWNSSGSPIKPQNPWTDPMGWTPEGGCWGNGDGRFIYPANRDYPHDKRPYVEGPVDSIRWEMLREGLEDYEYLYLLNQCIQKKLPGAAAYAKLLEVPPTISEDLTHFAREPQPIYAQRAKIAAALEKLKADRLGIK; from the coding sequence ATGCGTCAACTGCTGCTTGTCGCGGCTGTGCTGTCGTGTCTCGGCGCCGCCGATGCCCAGAATGCCCTCCCCAACCCCTCCTTCGAGGAGGGCGCCGACCAGCCGACCGGCTGGACTCTCAGCGCGGGCGCGGGCAAGTGGGATGGCCCCGGGCACACGGGGAAGCACTGCCTGACCATCACCGGCGACGGCAAGAACGCCAACTTCTGGTCCACGCCCATGCCGGACCTGCCGGCCATGGGCATCTACCGGATGTCCTTCTGGGCCCGCGCGCTGCCGGGCACCAGTGGAGGCTGCTTCGTGTCCGGCCCGAGCTTCTGCAACCGCGACTACGGCCTGTCCGACACCTGGCGGCGCTACTCGTCGGTCCTGTGCATTCCCGGCAAGACCGCCGGCGGCGTCTGTCGCCTCGGCCAGTGGACCGTCAACGGCTCCGGTCAGTTCGACGACGTGGAGCTGCGGCCCGTGCTGCCCGTCCACGCCGCGACGGCGGACGGCCTGACGCTGGGCGACGGCGAGGAGATCGCCGGCACGGCATACAGCTTCCGCACCAACCTCGGCGGCCCCGGCAGCAACTACTCGCGCTGCCTGCAGAGCGCCACGGCGGGCTTCAACAGCAGCCGCTGGTGCTTCGGGCCCGGCAATGAGGTCGTCTACAGACTCCAGCCCGGCGCTCTCGCTCAGGCCGCCGCTTCGGTGACGGTCAACGTAGGCTACTACTCCGCCGGCACGTGCGTGATCGAGGCCGCCCGCGAGCCGGGCCAGTGGCAACCGGTGGGGCAGCTCAACGGCCTGGGGAGCAAGACCTTCCCACTCCCCGGCGCCCTCTTCCCCACCCCGGCGGTCTACCTGCGCCTGCGCTCTCCCGGCGCGGCCGAGAAGAGCGCCGACTTCGCGCCGGGCTCCTTCCAGGTTCACGGTCTGGAGTACAAGGCCACGCTCGCGCAGGACGCCGGCCGCTGCAGTGGCGCCACCAGCTTCCTCGATGTCACCAAGTCGGACCCGCGGGTCGCGGTGGCCGTGCAGTCTCTCGGCTCGCTGCTCCCTGGCGATGAGCAGGCCGTTCTGGCCGTCACGTCGCAGGCCGGCGGCCAGCTCGAGGCCTCCCTCACGCTCCGGCCCGGCCAGACCACGCGCCGGTTGGCCCAGGCCACTGCCGGCCAGGAAGCCAGGCTGACCATCCCCTATGGCGTCGCCGGGGCCGGTGACTACCAGATGGCCCTGCGCGTCACGCTCGACGGCGTCCCGCTGTGGGAAGCCGGAACGGACTTCCACGTCCCGACCCTCTACGCCGCCGACTACGGCTATGCCATCGCCGCCCGTCCGAACATGGACCTGTGGTGGTGCGAGAGCACCTACAAGATCGGCCTGACCCGCACGGCCCCGACCACTCCGGCCCCCGTGCGCATGGCCGCCGCCCGCAACGAGTATGAGCCCGTGCAGGTGGTCCTCCGCCCGAAGACCGCGCTGACAGGCCTGGCGGCCACCCTCAGCGACTTCACCGGCCCCGGCGGGGCCAGCATCCCTGCCTCGGCGTTCACGATCCGCAAGGCCGAGTACCTGAAGGTCACCATCCCGACCGATGGCAGCAGTTGCGTCGGCTGGTGGCCCGACCCGCTGCCGGCCCTGCGCGTGGGCGCGGACGTCCCGGACGCGCCGCTCCCGGCCGGCCAGAACGTCCCCCTCTGGGTCACCGTCAAGGTCCCCCAGAACGCCCGCGCGGGCCTCTACAAGGGCAGCCTGACCCTGAAGGCCGGGGCGGACACGGTCCCGGTCCCGATCCAGCTCCAGGTCTATGACTTCACCATGCCCAGCAAGTCACATCTGACGACGTGCTGGGGCTGGTCCATGGGCAACGTCCAGCGCTACCACAACCTCACCAATGCCGAGGACGTGGCGAAGGTCCGTGACCTGTATCTGCAGGACTTCCGCGAGCATCGCATCGCGCCCTATAGCTTCGGCGGCAACATCAAGGTCGAGGTCCAGGGGGCCAACTGGAGTGGCGGAACGGTCGTCGCCGACCAGGCCGCCGAGGGCTCCCACAGCCTTGTGGTCGTGGACGACAGCCCCAAGGCCAACGTCGCGGCTGCGCCGACGAAGATGCTGCCCGTTGAGAAGGGCGCGGCCTACCGCTTCTCCTGGGCCGTCAAGACCGACAAGCCCGGCCAGAACTACCACCTGACGCTCGGCTGCCACAACGCCTCGGGCACGTGGTTCTCGGGCCGCAACATTGACCTCATCTTCCCCGGCACCGGCGAGTGGCAGCGCAAGGAGATCACGCTCCCTGCCGACCGCTTCCCGGACGGCTGCACGCAACTGGACCTGTCTCTCCGCGGGGCACAGTGGAGCGACAAGGGCGAACGCACTGGCACAACCTGGTGGGATGACTTGTACCTGGGCAAGGCGGACGGCGGGCCGAACCTCATCGCCGACCCCTCCTTCGAGATCGGTTCCAGCAACGTCAAGGTCGTGGTGGACTGGTCGGCCTTCGATGCCGAGGCCCACAAGTACCTGGACGAGTATGGCTTCACCGGTTTCCGGCTGCCCCTGCAGTTCCTCGGCGGCGGGCGCGACCCCAGCTTCGTCAAGGGGCGCATCGGCCCGTTCGAGGAGGGCACGCCCGAGTATGAGCGTCTCTTCGCCAGCTACGCCAGGGAGTTGCAGGACCACCTGGAGCAGAAGGGCTGGCTGGACAAGGCGTACCTCTACTGGTTCGACGAGCCTGAGCCGGGCGACTACGACTTCGTGCGCCGCACCAACGAGCGCATCCACCGGGCCGCCCCGAAGCTCAACCGGATGCTCACCGAGCAGCCCGAGCCCGCGCTGTTCGGCGCGGTGGATACCTGGTGCCCGGTCACCTTCAACTACGACCGCACGAGCTGCCAGGCCCGCCAGAAGGCCGGGGAGAAGATCTGGTGGTACGTCTGCTGTGGCCCGAGGGCCCCGTGGCCCGGCCTGTTCATAGACCACGGCGCCACGGAGCTCCGCGTGTGGATGTGGCAGACGTGGCAGAACAAGGTGCAGGGCTGCCTGGTATGGGAGAGCACCTGGTGGAACTCCTCCGGCTCGCCCATCAAGCCGCAGAACCCGTGGACCGACCCGATGGGCTGGACGCCCGAGGGCGGCTGCTGGGGCAACGGCGACGGCCGGTTCATCTACCCGGCCAACCGTGACTATCCCCACGACAAGCGCCCGTACGTCGAGGGACCGGTCGACTCGATCCGCTGGGAGATGCTGCGTGAGGGCCTGGAGGACTACGAGTACCTGTATCTGCTCAACCAGTGCATCCAGAAGAAGCTCCCGGGCGCCGCGGCCTATGCGAAGCTGCTGGAGGTCCCGCCCACCATCTCGGAGGACCTGACGCACTTCGCGCGCGAGCCGCAGCCCATCTACGCGCAACGCGCCAAGATCGCGGCAGCGCTGGAGAAGCTGAAGGCGGACAGGTTGGGGATCAAGTAG
- a CDS encoding acetylxylan esterase, with protein MKRLALLLPFLALVATVHAQDKITLTGTLDHPDGLYKCSEQATFSVTIKQNDVPVTTGEINWVLTNDGVRQIAAGKAQLGEQPTIITGTLPEPGILRLSVTDAQYRVAPQWGNVIGAGFDVDKIQPTAVEPPDFVEYWEATKAAVRAIPLDMQLEKVDDKSNGKQTTYKISFANIENLRVYGWLSVPTAEGKHPAILTVPAAGWKPYGPGSGWATQGFISMVLFAHAYPVDLPTEKYDELQKGPLAGYMHQGKDNRDTYYFRHVFTGCTRFMDYLMSRPEWDGQNLIVTGSSQGGALSLICAGLEPKVTAIASNVPAMCDHTGCMIDRACGWPRLIPNKDANVAKVSAYYDAVNFARHAKCTTLISTGFVDGTCPPTSVYSAYAVLPQPKLMFPTPWMGHSMDPKFGELQQKFITGLGKLP; from the coding sequence ATGAAGCGACTCGCCCTACTACTGCCGTTCCTGGCCCTCGTGGCCACTGTCCACGCCCAGGACAAGATCACCCTCACCGGGACTCTCGACCATCCTGACGGCCTGTACAAGTGCAGCGAGCAGGCCACCTTCTCGGTGACGATCAAGCAGAACGATGTGCCGGTCACGACCGGGGAGATCAACTGGGTTCTGACCAACGACGGCGTCAGGCAGATCGCGGCCGGCAAGGCGCAGCTTGGCGAGCAGCCGACGATCATCACGGGCACGCTGCCCGAGCCGGGCATCCTGCGCCTGAGCGTCACCGACGCCCAGTACCGCGTCGCCCCCCAGTGGGGCAATGTCATCGGCGCGGGCTTCGATGTGGACAAGATCCAGCCCACCGCCGTCGAGCCGCCTGACTTTGTCGAGTACTGGGAAGCCACCAAGGCCGCCGTGCGGGCCATCCCGCTGGACATGCAGCTTGAGAAGGTGGACGACAAGTCCAATGGCAAGCAGACCACGTATAAGATCAGCTTCGCCAACATCGAGAACCTGCGCGTGTATGGCTGGCTGAGCGTCCCGACCGCCGAGGGCAAGCACCCCGCAATCCTGACGGTGCCCGCTGCCGGCTGGAAGCCCTATGGCCCCGGTTCGGGCTGGGCGACGCAGGGCTTCATCTCGATGGTCCTCTTCGCCCACGCCTATCCCGTGGACTTGCCGACCGAGAAGTACGACGAGCTGCAGAAGGGCCCCCTGGCCGGCTACATGCACCAGGGCAAGGACAACCGCGACACCTACTACTTCCGCCACGTCTTCACCGGCTGCACCCGCTTCATGGACTACCTGATGTCCCGGCCGGAATGGGACGGCCAGAACCTGATCGTCACCGGGTCCAGCCAGGGCGGAGCGCTGTCGCTGATCTGCGCGGGGCTGGAGCCGAAGGTCACGGCCATCGCCTCCAACGTGCCGGCCATGTGCGACCACACCGGCTGCATGATAGACCGCGCCTGCGGCTGGCCGCGCCTGATCCCCAACAAGGACGCCAACGTCGCCAAGGTCTCGGCCTACTACGACGCTGTGAACTTTGCCCGCCACGCCAAGTGCACGACGCTCATCTCTACGGGCTTCGTGGACGGCACCTGCCCGCCCACCTCGGTCTACTCGGCCTATGCCGTCCTGCCGCAGCCCAAGCTCATGTTCCCGACGCCGTGGATGGGCCACTCCATGGACCCGAAGTTCGGCGAGCTACAGCAGAAGTTCATCACGGGCCTCGGCAAGCTGCCGTAG